One Methylomonas sp. LL1 DNA window includes the following coding sequences:
- a CDS encoding IS3 family transposase, whose protein sequence is MKYAWIKQHAEDFAVDTLCRFMRVSRSAYYDWLKQGPSAGEQDDAALSEMIQSTFGKSRATYGTRRLKAALSAQNRTVSRRRIGRLMREAGLACKTKRKFKATTNSKHHQPVASNHLDRQFAVEKPNQVYAGDTTYIHTQEGWLYLAVVIDLYSRQVVGWSMAEHMRTKLVNDALLMAVWKRKPEKGLLWHTDRGSQYASDSHRALLTQHGIRQSMSRKGNCWDNAVSESFFHTLKTELIHHQTYRTRSEARQAVFEYIEVFYNRERLHSANGYLSPVDYEVQLKAA, encoded by the coding sequence ATGAAGTACGCCTGGATCAAGCAGCATGCAGAGGACTTTGCGGTAGATACCCTGTGCCGGTTCATGAGGGTATCCCGAAGCGCCTACTACGACTGGCTGAAGCAAGGCCCCTCTGCGGGCGAACAAGACGATGCCGCCCTATCCGAGATGATCCAAAGCACCTTTGGCAAAAGCCGGGCAACCTACGGTACGCGCCGTCTCAAAGCCGCCTTATCCGCTCAGAACCGAACCGTCAGCCGCCGCCGTATCGGTCGTTTGATGCGAGAAGCGGGGTTGGCCTGTAAAACCAAGCGCAAATTCAAAGCCACGACGAATTCGAAGCATCATCAACCGGTTGCGTCCAATCACCTGGATCGGCAATTTGCCGTGGAAAAGCCCAATCAAGTCTATGCCGGCGACACCACCTATATCCATACGCAGGAGGGCTGGCTGTATCTGGCCGTGGTGATTGATCTCTATTCCCGGCAAGTCGTGGGCTGGTCTATGGCCGAACATATGCGGACCAAACTGGTGAACGATGCGCTACTGATGGCGGTTTGGAAGCGCAAGCCCGAGAAAGGCTTGCTATGGCATACCGATCGCGGCAGCCAATATGCATCGGACAGCCATCGAGCCTTATTAACGCAACACGGCATCCGGCAAAGCATGAGTCGTAAGGGAAACTGCTGGGATAATGCCGTCTCGGAAAGTTTCTTTCATACCCTGAAAACCGAGTTGATACATCACCAGACCTATCGAACCCGATCCGAGGCCAGGCAGGCCGTATTCGAATATATCGAAGTGTTTTATAACCGCGAGCGACTTCATTCCGCCAATGGCTACCTGTCGCCCGTTGACTACGAAGTGCAGCTTAAAGCTGCTTAG
- a CDS encoding KUP/HAK/KT family potassium transporter encodes MNIHHTSGDEMGQIYIPAVNWLLMVSVFILVAGFGSSSALASAYGLAVTGTMITTTILAFIVISELWHWNKITSINFLSIFLALDILYFVANSLKIPEGGWLPVTVGAVLFVIMTTWIKGRDLLARNMDEKRVMFEDLEQRIQTHHLENVSGTAIYLAKNLHGVPQVLLHNLEHNHVLHEQMVVLTIVTKNVPYVEEDQRIKIRVFGEKGKFFRIKMYFGFQDEPDMRRALQLCARQGLFVDPKTASFFIASEKLFFRRHCPMPKWQRALFRFLYHNASSAIDYFRIPVDRVIELGIRIEL; translated from the coding sequence ATGAACATTCACCATACCTCCGGCGATGAAATGGGACAAATCTACATTCCGGCGGTGAACTGGCTATTGATGGTATCGGTATTTATTCTGGTGGCGGGTTTCGGTTCGTCCTCGGCCCTGGCTTCCGCCTATGGCTTAGCGGTAACGGGCACCATGATCACTACCACGATACTGGCGTTTATTGTGATTTCGGAATTGTGGCATTGGAATAAAATTACCAGCATCAACTTTCTGTCGATTTTTTTGGCCTTGGATATTTTATATTTCGTGGCTAACAGCCTGAAAATCCCCGAAGGTGGTTGGTTGCCTGTTACGGTGGGTGCCGTGCTGTTCGTAATCATGACCACCTGGATTAAAGGACGTGATTTGCTAGCCAGAAACATGGATGAAAAACGGGTGATGTTCGAAGACCTGGAACAACGCATACAGACTCATCATCTGGAAAATGTATCCGGCACTGCAATTTATCTGGCCAAAAATCTGCACGGCGTGCCGCAAGTGCTGTTGCACAATTTGGAGCATAATCACGTATTACACGAACAAATGGTCGTGCTCACTATCGTCACCAAGAATGTACCCTATGTCGAAGAAGATCAACGCATCAAAATTCGTGTGTTTGGTGAAAAGGGCAAATTCTTTCGAATAAAAATGTACTTTGGCTTTCAAGATGAGCCGGACATGCGCCGAGCCTTACAACTCTGCGCGCGGCAAGGTTTGTTCGTCGACCCAAAGACCGCATCGTTTTTTATCGCCAGCGAGAAATTATTCTTCCGCCGCCATTGCCCGATGCCAAAGTGGCAAAGAGCCTTGTTTCGCTTCCTTTACCATAATGCCTCCAGTGCTATCGATTATTTTAGGATTCCGGTTGACCGGGTAATTGAACTAGGCATTCGAATTGAGTTGTAA
- a CDS encoding transposase, which produces MSQEKPNTYTAEFRASAVKLANESDKPISQVAQDLGINVNTLHTWIGKYSRPKDSNKAVRTDEHLYDELKRLKKEVARLTEERDLLKKAAAYFAKEQR; this is translated from the coding sequence ATGAGCCAAGAAAAACCCAATACCTATACAGCCGAATTCAGAGCCTCAGCCGTCAAGTTGGCGAATGAATCCGATAAACCGATCAGCCAGGTAGCCCAGGATCTTGGCATTAACGTCAATACCTTGCATACCTGGATAGGAAAATACAGTCGCCCCAAAGACAGCAATAAAGCGGTCCGTACCGATGAACATCTGTACGATGAACTCAAGCGCCTTAAGAAGGAAGTGGCCCGATTGACCGAGGAGCGCGATTTACTAAAAAAGGCAGCGGCGTACTTCGCCAAGGAACAAAGATGA
- a CDS encoding endonuclease/exonuclease/phosphatase family protein yields MPNIQLLAVENSLTRKKNASQQVLIFLLAVESPDYHKQVDVVWAGQDGVWYTLHAKYLGPRGDHQEFWQARITVGAKSGRGLPGNISFALRLRCGAGEFWDNNQGWNHHSGQGSGVYLHGDLALQNLGFKHRLDEDQQFVQVKIAVNPSLRAESLLLHWTSDNWRHSRQTVCHHNKRLKQQGAQIWTARLKVADAFALQYGICCETDHREVWDNNGGRNYRISREPLKVMILNLHCYQEDRQDYKLSQIAKAIDEQAADVVCFQEVAEHWNHGHGDWASNSANIINQRLKHAMHLYTDWSHLGFEKYREGVAILSRYPLHHCHSRYVSESNDAYSIHSRKVVMAQIHVPYIGAINLFSAHLSWWEDGFQQQFQRLCEWAASQQNDEVKTTLLCGDFNIAAGSTGYQLVVNGNQFEDQYLAANHQGLFEKIFRVNDSHWSNLMADDYRIDYIFMNKTSELRVTSARVLFTDSDYGQVSDHVGYLMTFEPK; encoded by the coding sequence ATGCCAAACATCCAATTGCTGGCGGTGGAAAACAGCCTGACGCGAAAAAAAAACGCCAGTCAGCAAGTTTTGATCTTTTTGCTGGCGGTTGAAAGCCCGGATTATCACAAGCAGGTCGATGTGGTCTGGGCCGGGCAGGATGGGGTCTGGTATACCCTGCACGCCAAGTATCTTGGTCCGCGCGGCGACCATCAGGAGTTTTGGCAGGCCCGCATCACCGTCGGCGCCAAATCCGGACGCGGGCTGCCGGGCAATATCAGCTTTGCGTTGCGCTTGCGTTGCGGCGCCGGCGAATTCTGGGATAACAATCAGGGCTGGAACCACCACAGCGGGCAGGGTAGCGGGGTGTATCTGCACGGCGATTTGGCGCTGCAGAATCTCGGCTTCAAACACCGCTTGGATGAGGATCAGCAATTTGTGCAGGTCAAGATCGCGGTAAATCCGAGTCTGCGGGCCGAAAGCCTGCTGTTGCACTGGACCAGCGACAATTGGCGCCATAGCCGGCAAACGGTTTGCCATCACAATAAACGCTTGAAACAGCAGGGCGCCCAGATTTGGACCGCCCGCTTAAAGGTGGCCGACGCCTTTGCGTTGCAATACGGCATTTGTTGTGAGACCGATCATCGCGAGGTTTGGGACAACAACGGCGGCAGAAATTACCGTATCAGCCGCGAGCCACTGAAGGTGATGATCCTGAATCTACATTGTTACCAGGAAGACAGGCAGGATTACAAATTATCGCAAATCGCCAAGGCCATCGATGAGCAGGCGGCCGATGTGGTGTGTTTTCAGGAGGTGGCCGAACACTGGAACCACGGTCATGGCGATTGGGCCTCCAATTCCGCCAATATCATCAATCAGCGCCTGAAGCATGCCATGCACCTGTATACCGATTGGTCGCATCTGGGATTCGAGAAATACCGCGAGGGGGTGGCGATCTTGAGCCGCTATCCCTTGCATCATTGCCATTCCCGCTATGTGTCCGAAAGTAACGACGCTTATAGCATCCATTCCCGCAAAGTGGTGATGGCGCAAATCCATGTGCCATACATCGGCGCCATCAATCTGTTTTCGGCCCATCTGAGCTGGTGGGAAGACGGGTTTCAGCAACAGTTTCAACGTTTGTGCGAGTGGGCCGCCAGCCAGCAGAACGACGAGGTGAAAACCACCTTATTGTGCGGCGATTTCAACATCGCCGCCGGTTCGACCGGCTATCAGTTGGTGGTTAACGGCAACCAGTTCGAAGATCAATATCTGGCGGCCAATCATCAAGGCTTGTTCGAAAAAATATTTCGGGTCAACGACTCGCATTGGAGCAATCTGATGGCCGATGATTACCGGATCGATTACATTTTCATGAATAAGACCAGTGAGTTGAGGGTGACTTCGGCCAGGGTGTTATTCACCGATAGCGATTACGGCCAGGTGTCTGACCACGTCGGTTATCTGATGACTTTCGAGCCGAAGTAG
- a CDS encoding KUP/HAK/KT family potassium transporter, with amino-acid sequence MSAIGVVFGDIGTSPLYAVKEVFHAGLTTDTTHVFGALSLIFWSLTMVVTTKYAIFIMRADNKGEGGIMALLALTLQTAKNNPQKTRFIVITGLIGAVLFYGDSIITPAISVLSAVEGLQIIAPQLEHYVLPVTFVVLGGLFLIQAWGTETVGKLFAPIMCVWFAVLAIMGLINIVQQPEVLKAINPYYAVSLLGELGWKGFLIMGSVVLVITGAEALYADMGHFGLKPIRYAWFGFVFPALLLNYFGQGALLIGHPEAIENPFYLLAPTWALYPLLILSTLATVIASQAVISGAFSLTRQAILMWLH; translated from the coding sequence TTGAGCGCTATCGGCGTCGTCTTCGGCGACATCGGTACCAGTCCCTTGTATGCAGTCAAGGAAGTATTTCACGCTGGGTTAACGACCGATACTACGCATGTCTTTGGTGCTCTATCACTCATTTTTTGGTCATTGACTATGGTTGTTACCACCAAATACGCCATATTCATTATGCGGGCCGATAACAAGGGCGAAGGCGGCATCATGGCTCTACTAGCTTTGACGCTGCAAACAGCAAAGAATAATCCACAAAAAACCCGATTTATCGTCATCACCGGTTTGATCGGCGCGGTGTTATTTTATGGCGACAGCATTATCACGCCGGCTATTTCAGTACTTAGCGCGGTGGAAGGTCTACAAATCATCGCTCCCCAACTCGAACATTACGTACTGCCCGTAACTTTTGTGGTATTGGGAGGACTATTCCTGATCCAGGCCTGGGGCACCGAAACAGTCGGCAAATTATTTGCGCCTATTATGTGCGTATGGTTTGCGGTATTGGCAATCATGGGCTTGATCAATATTGTCCAGCAACCCGAGGTGCTAAAGGCGATTAATCCCTATTACGCTGTCAGTTTGTTGGGTGAACTGGGCTGGAAAGGCTTTTTAATCATGGGGTCGGTAGTGTTGGTCATTACCGGCGCCGAAGCACTGTATGCCGATATGGGCCATTTCGGCTTGAAACCGATACGCTATGCCTGGTTCGGCTTCGTCTTTCCGGCTCTGTTGCTGAATTACTTTGGACAAGGTGCGCTGTTGATCGGCCATCCCGAAGCAATTGAAAACCCTTTCTATCTGCTGGCGCCGACCTGGGCACTTTATCCCTTATTGATTCTATCGACGTTGGCAACGGTGATCGCCTCGCAAGCGGTTATTTCCGGAGCGTTTTCACTGACCCGGCAGGCCATTCTGATGTGGCTACACTAA